From one Caldithrix abyssi DSM 13497 genomic stretch:
- the sufC gene encoding Fe-S cluster assembly ATPase SufC, with product MLEIRNLHANVEGNEILKGINLTIKAGEIHAIMGPNGSGKSTLANVLAGRDLYEVTEGEILFEGKDLLEMTPEERAREGIFLAFQYPVEIPGVSNMYFLKTALNEKRKHLGLPEIDAADFLAIVKEKMKIVEMDQSLLNRPVNEGFSGGEKKRNEIFQMAVLEPKLAILDETDSGLDIDALRVVAEGVNHLHNDRNAFLVITHYQRLLQYIVPDFVHVLYNGKIVKSGGRELALELEEKGYDWLK from the coding sequence ATGTTGGAAATTCGTAACTTACATGCCAATGTAGAAGGAAATGAAATCTTAAAGGGAATAAATTTAACCATTAAGGCCGGAGAAATCCACGCCATTATGGGGCCAAACGGCTCGGGCAAAAGCACGCTGGCCAATGTGCTGGCCGGGCGGGATTTGTACGAAGTGACCGAAGGCGAAATTTTATTCGAAGGTAAAGACTTGCTGGAGATGACTCCGGAAGAACGGGCGCGCGAAGGCATTTTTCTGGCCTTCCAGTATCCTGTGGAAATTCCCGGAGTGAGCAATATGTATTTTCTAAAAACCGCTTTAAACGAAAAACGAAAACATTTAGGGCTGCCAGAAATTGACGCGGCCGATTTTCTGGCCATCGTCAAGGAGAAAATGAAGATTGTGGAGATGGATCAGAGTTTGTTAAACCGTCCGGTTAATGAAGGCTTTTCCGGCGGCGAGAAAAAAAGAAACGAGATCTTTCAGATGGCCGTACTGGAACCTAAACTGGCCATTCTGGATGAAACCGACTCCGGACTGGACATTGACGCCTTACGAGTTGTGGCAGAAGGCGTTAATCATTTGCACAACGATCGGAACGCCTTTCTGGTCATCACCCATTATCAGCGTTTATTGCAGTACATTGTTCCCGACTTTGTGCATGTTCTGTACAACGGAAAAATTGTAAAATCAGGCGGCCGCGAGCTGGCGCTTGAGCTGGAAGAAAAAGGCTACGACTGGTTAAAATAA
- a CDS encoding OmpA family protein, whose protein sequence is MKKNYFSFVVLIILSSACLSLAQMQPKSEIFGKYDRLLKQLQESGAQIYSPESYEKAIEYYSEASEDFDKQKDLKEIKEKLLRFQTYALEGLKNVEIAQSWLDEAIKMREKALDVGAPQFAAKLWERAEKKFKRAVENIEDNDREDVLKYGSEARELYDQAVRQALINSLLDEPRQLIAKAREEDAPELCYQTYMAALNALHDTEEMINANPDSLDSARLKADQAAYQARHALYLARMIKELRKKDKNWELLILKFEDLIKNIAIPFNYNPQFDEGFDKPVQTIIGYIANLKNENKRLVKENAELKKEINQIKEKETNLSVELQKRLELENKIKKIKELFEPGEAEVLVQDDNLLIRLFGLKFQPGKAIIQPEYFSLLTKVQRAIYEFPDSYILVEGHTDASGSSYKNKVLSQQRAKAVKEYLIANLDLKDSQIEAIGRGDQEPIASNKTAEGRAKNRRIDIRIALPID, encoded by the coding sequence ATGAAAAAAAATTATTTTTCTTTTGTTGTTCTCATCATCTTAAGCAGCGCCTGCCTCAGCCTGGCGCAAATGCAGCCCAAATCTGAAATCTTCGGCAAATACGATCGCCTGCTAAAACAACTGCAAGAATCCGGAGCGCAAATCTATTCGCCGGAGAGTTACGAAAAAGCGATTGAATATTACAGCGAAGCTTCCGAGGATTTTGATAAGCAAAAAGACCTCAAAGAGATCAAGGAAAAACTTTTACGTTTTCAAACCTATGCGCTGGAAGGCTTGAAAAATGTGGAGATTGCTCAAAGCTGGCTGGACGAAGCCATCAAAATGCGAGAAAAGGCGCTGGATGTGGGCGCGCCGCAATTTGCTGCAAAGCTCTGGGAGCGGGCGGAAAAAAAGTTTAAGCGCGCCGTAGAAAATATCGAAGACAATGACCGGGAAGATGTTTTGAAATATGGCAGCGAAGCCAGAGAGCTTTACGACCAGGCCGTTCGCCAGGCGCTGATCAACAGCCTATTAGATGAACCGCGCCAGTTAATCGCTAAGGCCAGAGAAGAAGACGCGCCAGAATTATGCTATCAGACCTACATGGCAGCCCTCAACGCCTTGCATGACACGGAAGAGATGATAAACGCCAACCCCGACTCGCTCGATTCGGCCAGGCTTAAGGCCGATCAGGCGGCGTACCAGGCGCGCCATGCATTGTATCTGGCCAGAATGATCAAAGAGTTAAGAAAAAAAGACAAAAATTGGGAATTGTTAATCTTAAAATTCGAAGACCTGATCAAAAACATCGCCATTCCCTTCAATTATAATCCTCAATTTGACGAAGGTTTTGACAAACCGGTGCAGACCATCATCGGTTATATTGCCAACCTGAAAAATGAAAATAAGCGCTTGGTTAAAGAAAACGCAGAGTTAAAAAAAGAAATTAACCAGATCAAAGAAAAAGAAACCAATCTCTCCGTGGAACTGCAAAAGAGGCTGGAGCTGGAGAATAAAATTAAGAAGATAAAGGAATTGTTTGAGCCAGGCGAGGCCGAAGTGCTGGTGCAGGATGATAATCTATTGATTCGCTTATTCGGATTAAAATTCCAGCCGGGAAAGGCTATCATCCAGCCAGAATATTTTTCTCTTTTGACCAAAGTGCAGCGCGCCATTTACGAATTTCCCGATAGCTATATTCTGGTCGAAGGGCACACCGACGCCTCGGGGAGTTCCTATAAAAATAAGGTACTGTCACAACAAAGAGCAAAGGCCGTAAAAGAGTATTTGATCGCCAATCTTGATCTCAAAGATTCGCAGATAGAAGCCATTGGGCGAGGCGACCAGGAGCCCATTGCCAGCAATAAAACGGCGGAAGGGCGAGCCAAAAACCGGCGGATCGATATCCGTATTGCGCTGCCCATCGATTAG
- a CDS encoding Mur ligase family protein, translating into MFGKPGFKKDFISDKEKKEILRRRQAFTNPIIAVTGNLGKTSTISMIETILSARGKVLRHPNGCGNLQNNFSTLKKLNNTYDFGLFELNHQKGRQFVELVHLIRPNIAIVTNLGDAHLNYLERMIRQAIEKASLLKYMDQDGIAILNKDDELSYNIVKQIKNLNVIQFGLNPHADFYATDIEQFGPGGMRFKLNGRFEIQLPIFSIQDLYNFLAAVAAVAHIGFSLNDVVEILNTKFSLPEGRGKVLKYGSIYVIDESYISTPRSVSKAARVLSTFEQYSEQLVLIVGDMADAGINVEQQHINMGYFLSALPIDLLITVGEYAKFIGKGFEFIKTSKKLCFSVNSLNEVFEILDIHLKNKSTIAIKGLGKVAMHRFQSYFKTQQPVSTIN; encoded by the coding sequence TTGTTTGGTAAACCGGGATTTAAAAAAGATTTTATTTCTGACAAAGAAAAAAAAGAAATACTGAGGCGGCGCCAGGCTTTCACCAATCCGATTATCGCCGTTACCGGTAATTTAGGCAAAACTTCAACCATTTCCATGATCGAGACCATCCTCTCCGCGCGGGGCAAAGTATTAAGGCATCCAAACGGTTGCGGAAATCTGCAAAATAATTTCAGTACTTTAAAAAAACTAAACAATACTTACGATTTTGGTTTATTTGAGCTCAACCATCAAAAGGGCCGGCAATTTGTTGAGCTGGTTCATTTAATCCGCCCCAATATCGCCATTGTAACCAACCTGGGAGATGCGCACCTTAACTATCTGGAGCGCATGATTCGGCAGGCCATCGAAAAGGCTTCGTTGCTAAAATACATGGATCAGGACGGAATCGCCATTTTAAATAAGGACGATGAACTCAGTTACAACATTGTAAAACAAATTAAAAATTTGAATGTCATTCAATTCGGTTTAAATCCGCACGCCGATTTTTATGCCACCGACATCGAGCAATTTGGGCCGGGCGGCATGCGTTTTAAGTTGAACGGTCGTTTTGAAATTCAACTACCCATTTTTTCCATTCAGGATCTGTACAATTTTTTGGCTGCCGTGGCGGCGGTGGCGCACATTGGCTTCAGTTTGAACGATGTGGTGGAAATATTAAATACAAAATTTTCTCTGCCTGAAGGACGCGGCAAAGTTCTAAAATACGGATCGATTTATGTGATCGACGAAAGCTACATCAGCACCCCGCGTTCGGTAAGCAAAGCGGCGCGCGTGCTCTCCACCTTTGAGCAGTATTCTGAACAACTGGTATTGATCGTCGGCGATATGGCGGATGCCGGCATAAACGTGGAGCAGCAACACATTAATATGGGCTATTTTTTGTCCGCTTTGCCCATTGATTTATTGATCACCGTTGGCGAGTATGCCAAATTTATTGGCAAGGGATTTGAATTTATTAAAACTTCTAAAAAACTCTGCTTTTCGGTTAATTCGCTAAACGAAGTCTTTGAAATTTTAGACATTCATCTTAAGAACAAAAGCACCATTGCCATTAAAGGATTAGGAAAGGTTGCCATGCATCGATTTCAATCGTATTTTAAAACGCAGCAACCAGTAAGTACAATCAATTAA
- a CDS encoding cysteine desulfurase: MVLQISDKTQASVQFDPYLYRKDFPILETIVHGKPLVYFDNAATTQKPEAVIQTIVDYYQGMNANVHRAIHYLGETATMAFEEARQKVARFINAPSARQIVFTRGTTEAINLVATAWGEKFISAGDEIILSEMEHHSNLIPWQILAQKVGAKLRFIPFTSEGVLDFEAFEKILSNKTRIISLTYMSNVFGTINPIKRIIRMAKDRGIPVLLDGAQSVPHLPTDVQALDCDFLAFSGHKMLGPTGIGVLYAKINHLENMNPYQGGGEMIQSVWLERATWNEIPYKFEAGTPNIAGAIALGAAVDYLSAVGMKNITLYEQELTTYALKKLAELDELVIYGNAPERGGVISFNLGEVHPHDLSHFLDQQGIAVRAGHHCAQPIMRKLDIAATTRASFYFYNTFEEIDYFVEQLKEAITFFNP; the protein is encoded by the coding sequence ATGGTTTTGCAGATATCAGATAAGACACAGGCATCCGTTCAATTTGATCCCTATTTATACCGAAAAGATTTTCCGATTTTAGAAACCATCGTCCATGGCAAACCGCTGGTTTATTTTGACAATGCCGCCACCACGCAAAAGCCGGAAGCGGTTATTCAAACCATTGTTGATTACTACCAGGGAATGAATGCCAACGTACACCGCGCTATCCATTATTTAGGCGAAACGGCGACCATGGCCTTTGAAGAGGCGCGCCAGAAGGTGGCCAGGTTTATCAACGCGCCCAGCGCCCGGCAAATTGTCTTTACGCGCGGCACCACCGAAGCCATCAATCTGGTGGCTACAGCCTGGGGCGAAAAATTCATCTCAGCCGGCGATGAGATCATTTTAAGCGAGATGGAACATCACAGTAATCTCATTCCCTGGCAAATACTGGCCCAAAAGGTTGGCGCAAAACTGCGCTTTATTCCCTTTACCAGTGAGGGAGTTCTGGATTTTGAAGCCTTTGAAAAAATACTGAGCAATAAAACGCGAATTATTTCGTTAACCTACATGTCCAATGTTTTTGGAACGATTAACCCCATTAAACGCATTATCCGCATGGCAAAAGACCGGGGAATACCGGTATTGTTAGACGGGGCGCAAAGCGTTCCCCATTTGCCCACCGACGTTCAAGCTCTGGATTGCGATTTTTTGGCTTTTTCGGGTCATAAAATGCTGGGTCCAACTGGTATTGGCGTATTGTACGCTAAAATTAATCATCTTGAAAACATGAACCCCTACCAGGGCGGGGGAGAGATGATTCAGTCTGTGTGGCTGGAGCGCGCCACCTGGAATGAGATTCCTTACAAATTTGAAGCCGGTACGCCCAATATCGCCGGCGCCATTGCTCTGGGCGCTGCCGTTGATTATTTAAGCGCCGTCGGCATGAAAAACATTACCCTTTACGAGCAGGAACTGACCACTTACGCCCTTAAAAAATTAGCCGAATTGGACGAGCTTGTGATCTACGGCAATGCGCCGGAAAGGGGCGGCGTGATCTCCTTTAATCTGGGCGAGGTTCATCCCCACGATCTTTCTCACTTTCTGGATCAACAGGGAATTGCCGTGCGGGCCGGTCATCATTGCGCACAGCCCATCATGCGTAAGCTGGACATCGCCGCTACTACCAGAGCCAGTTTTTATTTTTACAATACGTTCGAAGAAATTGATTATTTTGTGGAGCAATTGAAAGAAGCCATAACATTTTTTAATCCCTGA
- the sufB gene encoding Fe-S cluster assembly protein SufB — MSDEKKIIEEITKKEYKYGFVTDIEADELPLGLNEDIVRAISKKKNEPEFMTEWRLKAYRHWLKMEEPHWPKVKYQPIDYQAIRYYSAPKSTPKYKSLDEVDPELLKTYEKLGIPLEEQKMLAGVAVDAVFDSVSVATTFKEKLNEMGIIFCPMSEAIQNYPELVQKYLGSVVPYTDNFFAALNSAVFSDGSFVYIPKGVRCPMELSTYFRINAAQTGQFERTLIVADEGAYVSYLEGCTAPMRDENQLHAAVVELVALKDAEIKYSTVQNWYPGDEEGKGGIFNFVTKRGICYDNAKISWTQVETGSAITWKYPSVILKGDNSVGEFYSVALTNNYQQADTGTKMIHLGKNTRSTIVSKGISAGKSDNSYRGLVKVGKKATNARNFSQCDSLLIGDKCGAHTFPYIEVQNTTAKVEHEATTSKIGEDQIFYLNQRGISTEDAISMIVNGYCREVFKELPMEFAVEAQNLLSISLEGSVG; from the coding sequence ATGAGTGACGAGAAAAAAATAATCGAAGAGATCACCAAAAAAGAATATAAATATGGATTCGTAACCGATATCGAAGCCGATGAGTTGCCGCTGGGGTTAAATGAGGATATCGTTCGCGCGATTTCAAAGAAAAAGAACGAACCCGAGTTTATGACTGAGTGGCGGTTAAAGGCCTATCGGCACTGGCTGAAAATGGAAGAGCCGCACTGGCCCAAGGTAAAATATCAACCGATTGATTATCAGGCCATTCGCTATTACTCCGCTCCCAAGAGCACGCCCAAATACAAAAGTCTGGACGAGGTTGATCCCGAATTGTTGAAGACTTACGAAAAATTGGGCATTCCGCTGGAGGAGCAAAAGATGCTGGCCGGGGTTGCTGTGGATGCGGTGTTTGACAGCGTTTCTGTAGCCACCACATTCAAGGAAAAGCTGAATGAGATGGGCATTATCTTTTGTCCCATGTCCGAGGCCATCCAGAACTATCCGGAGCTGGTTCAAAAATATTTAGGATCGGTTGTCCCTTACACCGATAACTTTTTTGCGGCTTTAAATTCTGCCGTGTTTAGCGACGGCTCGTTTGTTTACATTCCAAAAGGCGTGCGTTGTCCCATGGAACTTTCTACCTATTTCAGGATTAATGCAGCCCAGACCGGTCAATTTGAGCGCACGTTGATTGTGGCCGATGAAGGCGCCTATGTGAGCTATCTGGAAGGGTGTACGGCGCCCATGCGCGATGAAAACCAATTGCACGCCGCGGTGGTGGAGCTGGTGGCTTTAAAAGACGCCGAGATCAAATACTCCACCGTACAAAACTGGTATCCGGGCGACGAAGAAGGCAAGGGCGGCATCTTCAATTTTGTTACCAAGCGCGGTATTTGTTACGACAATGCTAAAATTTCCTGGACGCAGGTGGAAACGGGATCGGCCATTACCTGGAAATATCCCAGCGTCATTTTAAAAGGAGATAATTCGGTTGGCGAATTTTATTCCGTGGCTTTGACCAATAATTATCAGCAGGCCGACACCGGCACCAAGATGATTCACCTGGGCAAAAACACGCGAAGCACCATTGTTTCTAAAGGCATTTCTGCCGGCAAAAGCGACAACTCCTATCGCGGTCTGGTTAAAGTGGGCAAAAAGGCAACCAATGCGCGTAATTTTTCGCAATGCGATTCTTTGCTGATTGGCGACAAGTGCGGGGCGCATACGTTCCCTTACATTGAGGTGCAAAACACCACGGCCAAAGTGGAACACGAGGCTACCACTTCCAAAATAGGCGAAGATCAGATATTTTACCTCAATCAGCGCGGCATCTCTACTGAAGACGCCATTTCCATGATTGTTAATGGGTATTGCCGGGAAGTGTTTAAAGAATTGCCCATGGAGTTTGCCGTGGAAGCACAAAATCTATTGAGTATTAGTTTAGAAGGTAGCGTTGGTTAA
- the sufU gene encoding Fe-S cluster assembly sulfur transfer protein SufU: MDDQFRELYQEIILDHNRSPRNFGSLKDATHTLEGHNPLCGDHYVIYLKIKDGRVEDVRFEGKGCAISKSSASVMSEFIKGKKVSEIDQYIELFQKIVRGELDPAEYLEKLGKLAVFAGVSEFPMRVKCATLPWHTLHNALHGKQNDHVSTEE; this comes from the coding sequence ATGGACGATCAATTCCGGGAATTGTACCAGGAAATTATTTTAGATCACAATCGTTCGCCGCGCAATTTTGGATCATTGAAAGATGCGACACACACTCTGGAAGGACACAATCCTTTATGCGGCGATCACTATGTGATCTATTTAAAAATTAAAGATGGGCGCGTGGAAGATGTGCGCTTTGAAGGCAAAGGGTGCGCTATTTCTAAATCTTCGGCCTCAGTAATGAGCGAGTTCATAAAGGGCAAAAAAGTTTCGGAGATCGATCAGTATATTGAGCTGTTTCAAAAGATCGTGCGAGGCGAACTGGATCCGGCCGAGTATCTGGAAAAATTGGGTAAGCTGGCGGTTTTTGCCGGCGTGTCGGAATTCCCCATGCGCGTCAAATGCGCCACGTTGCCCTGGCACACCCTGCACAACGCTTTACACGGTAAACAAAATGATCATGTTTCAACGGAGGAATGA
- a CDS encoding SUF system Fe-S cluster assembly protein has product MSKNPIFKDDVVKVLKTVYDPEIPVDVYELGLIYDISIDEENNIKIAMTLTTPNCPAAQSLPMQVKERVQQISGVGDVQVDVVWDPPWHPSMMSEVAKLQLGYM; this is encoded by the coding sequence ATGAGTAAAAATCCCATCTTTAAAGATGATGTCGTAAAAGTTTTAAAAACCGTTTATGACCCGGAAATTCCGGTAGATGTTTACGAGTTAGGTTTGATTTACGATATTTCCATTGACGAAGAGAATAATATTAAGATTGCCATGACCCTAACCACGCCCAATTGTCCGGCTGCGCAATCCCTGCCGATGCAGGTCAAGGAACGCGTTCAACAGATTTCCGGTGTGGGCGACGTTCAGGTCGATGTGGTCTGGGACCCGCCATGGCACCCGAGCATGATGTCCGAAGTGGCAAAATTGCAATTGGGATACATGTAA
- a CDS encoding outer membrane lipoprotein-sorting protein has translation MKTVYLSWILILLTAFSLYADEQAKKIVKKANDKFRGRSSYAEATLTVVKPNWSRSLSMKIWALEPDYALILITSPARDRGTVTLKRKREVWNWIPSIRRMIKIPPSMMMQSWMGSDFTNDDLVRESSMVEDYFHKIIRQDTFAGYDCYVIQSLPKPEANVVWGKLLSWISKKDYLFLKTEYYDEDGPLVKTMVASKVKKMDDRIIPTHLELIPHNKPGQKTILEYQKLKFNIKLNPSFFSQQNMKRVR, from the coding sequence ATGAAAACGGTTTATTTAAGCTGGATTTTAATTCTGTTAACGGCTTTTTCTCTGTACGCAGATGAGCAGGCTAAAAAGATCGTAAAGAAAGCAAACGATAAATTCAGGGGGCGGTCTTCGTATGCCGAAGCGACCTTAACGGTTGTAAAGCCGAATTGGTCACGCTCTTTATCCATGAAAATCTGGGCGCTGGAGCCCGATTATGCCCTGATCTTAATCACCAGCCCGGCGCGCGATAGAGGAACGGTAACTTTAAAACGCAAGCGCGAAGTCTGGAACTGGATTCCTTCCATTCGGCGCATGATCAAAATACCGCCATCCATGATGATGCAATCGTGGATGGGTTCCGATTTTACCAATGATGATCTGGTGCGCGAATCTTCTATGGTCGAAGATTACTTCCATAAGATCATCCGGCAGGACACATTTGCCGGATACGACTGTTATGTCATTCAATCGCTGCCAAAACCTGAAGCCAATGTGGTATGGGGAAAATTACTCTCCTGGATATCTAAAAAAGATTATTTATTTCTTAAAACGGAATATTACGATGAAGACGGACCGCTGGTCAAAACCATGGTGGCCAGCAAGGTCAAAAAAATGGATGATCGGATCATTCCCACCCATCTGGAATTGATTCCCCATAACAAACCGGGACAAAAAACGATTCTGGAATATCAAAAGCTTAAATTTAATATTAAACTCAATCCGTCCTTCTTTTCTCAACAAAACATGAAACGCGTGAGGTAG
- a CDS encoding RrF2 family transcriptional regulator, producing MMKFSKRVEYALIAMVELARYREVDHLVTARRLAREYRIPQEILSKVLQKLAKIGLLQSVQGVKGGYTLARKIEQINMLEVVESIDGPFHLVACHTGRPCDCDQFLFCNIQTPMQYVQEEFMQLLRNISLKDLLTRMKGDFSWVYREQYENAKDHFEQKQLKKGQFVKPNM from the coding sequence ATGATGAAGTTTAGTAAAAGAGTGGAATATGCATTGATCGCCATGGTTGAGCTGGCGCGTTACAGAGAAGTTGATCACCTGGTGACAGCCCGGCGGCTGGCCAGGGAGTATCGCATTCCCCAGGAAATTTTGAGCAAGGTATTGCAAAAACTGGCAAAGATCGGTTTATTGCAATCGGTTCAGGGCGTAAAAGGCGGTTATACGTTAGCCCGTAAGATAGAACAAATAAATATGCTGGAAGTGGTGGAATCGATCGACGGCCCCTTTCATCTGGTTGCTTGCCATACGGGTCGTCCTTGCGATTGTGATCAGTTTTTATTTTGTAATATTCAGACTCCCATGCAATATGTTCAGGAAGAATTCATGCAATTATTAAGGAATATCAGTTTAAAGGATTTGTTGACGCGTATGAAAGGAGATTTCTCCTGGGTTTATCGGGAACAATATGAAAACGCCAAAGATCATTTTGAGCAAAAACAGCTTAAAAAAGGCCAGTTTGTTAAACCAAACATGTAA
- the sufD gene encoding Fe-S cluster assembly protein SufD codes for MLTIDVIKQQFKQFESRLNGQKKHPLHQVRKAALEFVSQSGLPTSRDEEWRFTNPKPFFETEFRLAEKAAGEALSIEQIQPFLYNNFEGITLVFVNGYFMPHLSTMAESNDRVQISSLNHALSNKVELLPELNEKAVNEFNVFSALNAAFFSDGIIIEVPDHTVLKVPINVLNIAMGQGETVNNVIRNVIKVGEHSFLRVIETFLSFSDEPHFTNALTVVSVSNHAKVIHSHIQNENENAYHVGNVLVQQKHSSRYVSNNITLGGKLVRNNLKITLQGEFADASLNGFYMAHGTQHHDNHTLIEHASPNCTSNELYQGILADRASAVFAGKILVERDAQKTDAVQSNNCLLLSDEAKIDTMPQLEIYADDVKCTHGATVGQLDEEAIFYLRTRGISENRAKNLLIYSFAERIIEQIKVKPVRDYVDQNILQRFKESMNFIK; via the coding sequence ATGTTAACAATAGATGTGATTAAACAACAATTTAAACAATTTGAAAGCCGTTTAAACGGGCAAAAAAAGCATCCTCTGCACCAGGTGCGCAAGGCGGCTTTAGAATTTGTAAGCCAAAGCGGATTACCGACATCGCGAGATGAAGAATGGCGTTTTACCAATCCAAAACCTTTTTTCGAAACGGAATTCCGCCTGGCCGAAAAAGCGGCGGGCGAGGCGCTGTCGATCGAGCAAATTCAGCCCTTTTTGTACAACAACTTTGAAGGCATTACCCTGGTTTTTGTCAACGGTTATTTTATGCCGCATCTTTCCACTATGGCGGAATCGAACGACAGAGTGCAGATTAGTTCCCTTAATCACGCGCTCAGCAACAAAGTAGAACTGTTGCCGGAATTAAACGAAAAAGCAGTCAATGAATTTAATGTGTTCAGCGCTTTAAATGCCGCTTTTTTTAGCGACGGTATTATCATCGAAGTGCCGGATCATACCGTTTTAAAGGTGCCGATAAACGTACTCAATATTGCCATGGGGCAGGGGGAAACGGTCAATAATGTCATCCGCAACGTCATCAAAGTAGGCGAGCATTCGTTTTTACGCGTTATTGAAACCTTTCTCTCTTTTTCGGACGAGCCCCATTTCACCAATGCCCTGACCGTGGTTTCGGTGAGCAATCATGCAAAGGTGATTCACAGCCACATTCAAAATGAAAATGAAAACGCCTACCACGTGGGCAACGTGCTGGTTCAGCAAAAGCACAGCAGCCGGTATGTTTCCAACAATATTACTCTGGGCGGAAAGCTGGTGCGCAACAATTTAAAAATAACCTTGCAAGGGGAATTTGCCGATGCCTCTTTAAACGGTTTTTACATGGCGCATGGTACGCAACATCACGATAATCATACGCTTATTGAGCATGCCAGCCCAAACTGCACCAGCAATGAGCTCTACCAGGGAATTTTAGCCGACAGGGCCAGCGCCGTGTTTGCGGGTAAAATTCTGGTTGAAAGAGACGCCCAAAAAACCGACGCCGTCCAGTCCAATAACTGCCTTTTGCTTTCGGACGAGGCTAAAATCGATACCATGCCCCAGCTCGAAATTTACGCAGACGACGTAAAGTGTACGCACGGCGCCACCGTGGGGCAGTTAGACGAAGAAGCGATTTTTTACTTAAGAACTCGCGGAATCTCTGAGAATCGGGCGAAAAATCTGTTGATTTATTCCTTTGCAGAACGTATTATCGAACAGATCAAAGTAAAACCCGTAAGAGATTATGTGGATCAAAATATTTTACAACGATTTAAAGAGAGCATGAATTTTATCAAATAG
- a CDS encoding response regulator, with product MQNNGRLFRNNLLVIDPDHEFCKNVGMYLEDSFNVYIRDNVEYLDYTIILNRIDLVIVNVDNADENLLKELFNLKQQHQNVKIILMYTFIPDKPEIRRQLKKIADALITKPFDVELLKIKIECLLKGFRPQKQLDYF from the coding sequence ATGCAAAACAATGGAAGACTTTTCAGAAATAATTTACTGGTAATCGATCCTGATCATGAATTTTGTAAAAACGTCGGGATGTATCTGGAAGACAGTTTCAATGTTTACATCCGCGACAATGTGGAATATTTAGATTACACGATTATTTTGAACAGGATCGATCTGGTTATTGTAAATGTGGACAATGCCGACGAAAATTTATTAAAAGAACTGTTTAATTTAAAGCAGCAACACCAGAACGTAAAAATTATCCTCATGTACACCTTTATTCCTGACAAACCCGAAATTCGACGCCAGTTAAAAAAAATAGCAGACGCCCTGATTACCAAACCATTTGACGTTGAACTGCTTAAAATAAAAATAGAATGCCTGTTAAAAGGCTTTCGCCCGCAAAAACAACTCGATTATTTTTAG